In one window of Streptomyces sp. NBC_01224 DNA:
- a CDS encoding maltokinase N-terminal cap-like domain-containing protein translates to MAVIHRTTLTPTKLELLATWLPAQPWYRGKAGQQPELARTGGFRLDDPEGEVGIEFMAATDTSGDQPVTYHVPFSYRGAPIAGADQALIGTTEHGVLGRRWVYDGTRDPVLVAQLLALIVGEAEPQMQSTSDTPDPSVTGWFAETGVRAAIASTTVSDDPSGTDILVETAADGRRLTIHINRVLQPGEGAEGQAIGHVTADAPLPDGTTARTEFAVVHAHP, encoded by the coding sequence ATGGCTGTCATCCACCGCACCACACTGACGCCCACCAAGCTGGAGCTCCTCGCCACCTGGCTGCCCGCGCAGCCCTGGTACCGCGGCAAGGCGGGGCAGCAGCCGGAGCTGGCCAGGACCGGCGGGTTCCGGCTGGACGACCCGGAGGGCGAAGTGGGCATCGAGTTCATGGCGGCCACCGACACTTCGGGAGACCAACCAGTCACGTACCACGTGCCGTTCAGCTACCGCGGCGCGCCGATCGCGGGTGCCGACCAAGCGCTCATCGGCACGACCGAGCACGGCGTGCTGGGGCGGCGGTGGGTGTACGACGGGACGCGTGACCCGGTCCTCGTCGCCCAGTTGCTCGCGCTGATCGTCGGCGAAGCCGAGCCGCAGATGCAGAGTACGAGCGACACCCCCGACCCCTCCGTCACCGGTTGGTTCGCGGAGACCGGAGTCAGGGCGGCGATCGCCTCCACGACCGTGAGCGACGACCCGAGCGGTACGGACATCCTCGTGGAGACAGCAGCCGACGGACGCCGGCTGACCATCCACATCAACCGTGTTCTCCAGCCCGGTGAGGGCGCCGAGGGGCAGGCAATCGGCCACGTCACCGCAGACGCGCCGCTACCCGACGGCACCACTGCACGCACCGAGTTCGCCGTAGTTCACGCACACCCGTAA
- a CDS encoding DUF397 domain-containing protein — MNSTALEWFKSSYSGDEGGQCLEVAYEWRKSSYSGSEGGQCVEIAAHPTAIHIRDSKNPDGPNLTVAPTTWTAFAGFAADRRLV; from the coding sequence ATGAACAGCACCGCACTTGAGTGGTTCAAGTCCAGCTACAGCGGCGACGAAGGCGGACAGTGCCTCGAAGTCGCCTACGAATGGCGCAAGTCGAGCTACAGCGGCAGCGAGGGCGGGCAGTGCGTCGAGATCGCCGCACACCCCACCGCCATCCACATCCGCGACTCCAAGAACCCCGACGGCCCCAACCTCACCGTCGCCCCCACCACCTGGACGGCCTTCGCCGGCTTCGCCGCCGACCGGCGACTCGTCTGA
- a CDS encoding helix-turn-helix domain-containing protein produces the protein MKLVGKLVGVFRVAAGLTQARLADRVGHQVETIASIEQGRRALLPELARRLDELLETKGALETAVGNMPEVDLIPAWVEQYLDLEREALALSWYDNQVLPGLLQTEAYARAVFRNRVPVFGEDEIAIQTTGRLERQEILHRTAPPTISFVVWEPVLMLHLLDDEGHAEQLSHLRACAALPGICLQVLPLNSRTHAGLNGPFTLLETPDYQHVAYSETQRGSLLVSDPDEVSILAQKYAMLRAQALSPEDTVGLLDRLLGEL, from the coding sequence ATGAAACTCGTGGGCAAACTGGTCGGCGTGTTCCGCGTCGCGGCGGGCCTGACCCAGGCCCGGCTCGCGGACCGGGTGGGCCACCAGGTGGAGACGATCGCCTCGATCGAGCAGGGCAGACGCGCACTGCTGCCGGAACTGGCCCGTCGATTGGACGAGTTGCTGGAGACCAAGGGGGCGCTGGAGACGGCGGTGGGCAACATGCCGGAGGTGGACCTGATCCCGGCGTGGGTCGAGCAGTACCTGGATCTGGAACGGGAAGCGCTGGCACTGTCCTGGTACGACAACCAGGTGCTCCCCGGACTTCTCCAGACGGAGGCCTACGCCCGAGCCGTCTTCCGTAACCGCGTCCCGGTCTTCGGTGAGGACGAGATCGCCATCCAGACCACGGGCCGCCTTGAGCGTCAGGAAATCCTGCACCGCACCGCGCCCCCGACCATCAGCTTCGTTGTCTGGGAACCGGTCCTGATGCTTCACCTCCTGGACGACGAGGGGCATGCGGAGCAGCTGAGCCACCTTCGGGCGTGTGCCGCGCTCCCCGGCATCTGTCTCCAGGTCCTGCCACTGAACAGCCGTACCCACGCCGGGCTCAACGGCCCCTTCACCCTGCTGGAGACCCCGGACTACCAGCACGTCGCCTACTCCGAAACACAACGTGGCAGCCTGCTCGTCTCCGACCCCGACGAGGTCAGCATCCTCGCCCAGAAATATGCGATGCTGCGAGCCCAGGCCCTCAGCCCCGAAGACACCGTGGGCCTGCTGGATCGTCTGCTGGGAGAGCTATGA
- a CDS encoding ATP-binding protein, producing the protein MDETMQLSLLRERFYRRERRSVPAAREFVRGAVTDWGFGARLDDVLLCVSELSTNALVHGVPPGRGYLVRLLLREEGKLLRVEVHDSGGGRPGVREPDGESGRGLVIVAALADLWGVGERDPGKVVWCEFG; encoded by the coding sequence ATGGACGAGACGATGCAACTCTCGCTGCTGCGTGAGCGGTTCTACCGGCGTGAGCGCCGATCGGTGCCTGCAGCGAGAGAGTTCGTACGAGGAGCTGTCACCGACTGGGGGTTCGGGGCGCGGCTGGACGACGTACTGCTGTGTGTGAGCGAGCTGTCCACCAATGCGCTGGTGCACGGGGTGCCGCCGGGGCGGGGGTATCTGGTGCGGCTGCTGCTGCGTGAGGAGGGGAAGTTGCTGCGGGTCGAGGTCCACGACAGCGGGGGCGGGCGGCCGGGCGTGCGGGAGCCGGACGGGGAGTCGGGGCGCGGGCTGGTGATCGTGGCGGCGCTGGCGGATCTGTGGGGGGTGGGGGAGCGGGATCCGGGCAAGGTGGTGTGGTGCGAGTTCGGGTAG
- a CDS encoding GNAT family N-acetyltransferase gives MNPDTTSDITTDPTILDAAELNADPELKARFAESAHRILADLVGGGAALGWLEPPSRDEVAELLGHVVSAVQSGDAALRAAYLDRRLVGLGYWLRYTRPTHRPHADLEKLAVDATAHGHGIGRALTAALISDAREAGIEVLTLDARGDNANALHLYRSLGFTEYGRLPEFVAVGERRYDKVFCMLDFRRQG, from the coding sequence ATGAATCCGGACACGACCAGCGACATCACCACCGACCCCACCATCCTTGACGCCGCGGAGCTGAACGCCGATCCGGAGCTGAAGGCCCGGTTCGCTGAGTCGGCCCACCGGATCCTGGCGGACCTGGTCGGTGGAGGTGCCGCGCTCGGCTGGCTCGAACCACCCTCGCGGGACGAGGTGGCGGAACTTCTCGGCCACGTCGTCTCCGCGGTGCAATCCGGGGATGCGGCCCTGCGTGCCGCCTACCTCGACCGTCGGCTTGTCGGGTTGGGGTACTGGCTCCGCTACACCCGGCCGACCCATCGGCCGCACGCCGATCTGGAAAAGCTCGCGGTGGACGCCACTGCCCATGGTCACGGCATCGGCCGGGCGCTGACCGCCGCCCTGATCTCCGACGCCCGGGAGGCAGGAATCGAGGTCCTCACCCTGGACGCCCGTGGCGACAACGCCAACGCCCTGCATCTCTACCGGTCGCTGGGCTTCACCGAATACGGCCGCCTCCCCGAGTTCGTGGCCGTCGGCGAACGCCGCTACGACAAGGTCTTCTGCATGCTGGACTTCCGCCGGCAAGGCTGA
- a CDS encoding NAD(P)-dependent oxidoreductase, with product MCVPLSVRRAGEHVAVAAVVALRGGRHRLVCHPVLCPPLGQGSGRLRAAALDVFPVEPPAPDDPLRAHPRIQLSPHSAYLSDASQRAYVCAPAENVIAWHRTRWPLTPVVAPTPEGAPS from the coding sequence ATGTGTGTTCCCCTGTCCGTGAGGCGGGCAGGGGAACACGTAGCTGTAGCCGCAGTCGTTGCGTTACGAGGCGGTCGGCACCGCCTCGTGTGCCACCCGGTCCTGTGTCCGCCCCTGGGCCAGGGTAGCGGGCGGCTCCGGGCCGCGGCCCTGGACGTGTTCCCGGTCGAGCCTCCGGCACCGGACGACCCGCTGCGTGCCCACCCGCGCATCCAGCTCTCCCCGCACAGCGCGTATCTGTCCGACGCCTCGCAGCGGGCGTACGTGTGCGCACCCGCCGAGAACGTCATCGCCTGGCATCGCACCAGGTGGCCGCTGACCCCCGTGGTCGCCCCGACTCCCGAAGGAGCCCCCTCGTGA
- a CDS encoding DUF4232 domain-containing protein has protein sequence MRSNRIRTTALAATALLAALSLTACSDNGSGDNGKAGAAAPAGSTADQQSPAATAPDSGKDAKDAKGAKETNSGTANAPAENVSAASKGSTGGSKSEKSSGGTTGSGSKSPVTCTGSNTKVTVSKVSRPINHLLLTATNTGSVPCYAYHAPALGFDDAQAAFPVLRDSIPQAVVTLAPGQSAYASIGLSGEPDGQELHEGTHLTVYFTGRSNQGSTGAPAELTLPAGTHWGDNGFVTYWQSNMADALTY, from the coding sequence ATGCGCAGCAACCGCATCCGCACCACCGCCCTCGCCGCGACCGCCCTCCTGGCCGCCCTCTCACTCACCGCCTGCAGCGACAACGGCAGCGGTGACAACGGCAAGGCGGGAGCGGCGGCTCCGGCAGGGAGCACCGCCGACCAGCAGTCCCCGGCCGCCACCGCGCCGGACTCGGGCAAGGACGCCAAGGACGCCAAGGGCGCCAAGGAGACCAACAGCGGCACAGCCAATGCCCCCGCCGAGAACGTCTCCGCCGCGTCCAAGGGCTCCACCGGCGGCAGCAAGAGCGAGAAGAGCAGCGGCGGCACCACCGGAAGCGGCAGCAAGTCCCCCGTCACCTGCACCGGCTCGAACACCAAGGTCACCGTCAGCAAGGTGAGCCGCCCCATCAACCACCTGCTGCTCACGGCGACCAACACCGGCTCCGTACCCTGCTACGCGTACCACGCGCCGGCGCTCGGCTTCGACGACGCCCAGGCCGCCTTCCCGGTCCTCCGCGACAGCATCCCGCAGGCCGTGGTCACCCTTGCGCCGGGCCAGTCCGCCTACGCCTCCATCGGGCTGTCCGGTGAGCCCGACGGGCAGGAGCTGCACGAGGGCACCCACCTCACGGTGTACTTCACCGGCAGGAGCAACCAGGGCTCCACGGGCGCCCCTGCCGAACTGACGCTCCCGGCCGGCACCCACTGGGGCGACAACGGCTTCGTCACCTACTGGCAGAGCAACATGGCCGACGCCCTCACCTACTGA
- a CDS encoding helix-turn-helix domain-containing protein, translating to MATPEAGEFAALLKELKDRSGHSYGVLAGRLHVSTSTLHRYCNGDAVPNEYAPVERLGRLCGASPDELVELHRRWIVADAARRRPASAPDSVPAPVAAPVSDSGSGEPGAAAEAVASAEDRDGGEGKDDDALAPEVVTAGASRPRRFWSSPRVRVLLAAVAVVALTVPTSIVVSNLSGTGTDDLSNAPAVDAKDPDGAARVRPGLDASVTASPSGPKKSGKPVPSGSATVSSPPSGGASATSGGHGTGAGSGGQQSGGVPLSATISSYNWEEPCGQYYVLDQKPNDVPPPPPPQDTRGWARALGGVDGGNMLLEVTVQGKSGQAVVLNGLHVRTLSRKAPLAWSAYSMGEGCGSGITPQSFDIDLDDGRPTLTPVAGKQGDVRVPPKDFPFRVSSTDVEVFDLNAHVEGHDVSWYLELEWSSGGREGTLRIDDGGKPFRTSSIKVRPKYMYQYDMAQWVTKEWD from the coding sequence GTGGCGACGCCGGAGGCCGGGGAATTCGCGGCTCTGCTGAAGGAACTGAAGGATCGTTCGGGGCACAGCTACGGGGTTCTCGCCGGAAGACTGCACGTCAGCACATCGACGCTCCACCGGTACTGCAACGGTGACGCCGTGCCCAATGAGTACGCGCCGGTGGAGCGGCTGGGGCGGCTTTGCGGGGCGAGCCCGGACGAGTTGGTGGAGCTGCACCGGCGGTGGATCGTGGCCGATGCGGCGAGGCGGCGTCCTGCTTCCGCTCCTGATTCGGTTCCGGCTCCGGTTGCCGCTCCCGTTTCTGATTCCGGGTCCGGTGAGCCGGGAGCCGCGGCTGAGGCCGTGGCTTCGGCCGAGGACCGGGACGGAGGCGAGGGCAAGGACGACGACGCGCTCGCGCCCGAGGTCGTGACGGCCGGGGCGAGCCGGCCCCGGCGGTTCTGGTCCTCCCCGCGGGTGCGTGTCCTGCTCGCGGCCGTCGCCGTCGTCGCGCTCACCGTGCCGACCTCGATCGTCGTCAGCAATCTGTCGGGTACGGGCACGGACGATCTCAGCAACGCCCCCGCCGTGGACGCGAAGGACCCGGACGGGGCCGCGCGCGTCCGGCCCGGCCTCGACGCGAGCGTCACCGCCTCGCCCAGCGGGCCGAAGAAGTCGGGCAAACCTGTACCGTCCGGCTCGGCGACCGTCTCGTCCCCGCCGTCCGGCGGCGCCTCCGCCACGTCCGGGGGGCACGGCACGGGAGCCGGGTCGGGTGGGCAGCAGAGCGGGGGCGTACCCCTGAGCGCCACCATCAGTTCGTACAACTGGGAAGAGCCCTGCGGCCAGTACTACGTGCTGGACCAGAAGCCGAACGACGTGCCTCCGCCGCCCCCGCCGCAGGACACCCGCGGCTGGGCCAGGGCGCTCGGCGGGGTGGACGGCGGCAACATGCTGCTCGAAGTCACCGTGCAGGGGAAGTCGGGGCAGGCCGTCGTGCTGAACGGACTGCATGTGCGGACGCTGTCCCGGAAGGCGCCGCTGGCGTGGTCGGCGTACTCGATGGGGGAGGGCTGCGGGAGCGGCATCACACCGCAGTCCTTCGACATCGACCTCGACGACGGCCGGCCGACCCTCACCCCGGTGGCGGGTAAACAGGGGGACGTACGGGTGCCGCCGAAGGACTTCCCGTTCCGGGTGTCCTCCACCGATGTGGAGGTGTTCGACCTCAACGCCCATGTCGAAGGGCACGACGTCAGCTGGTACCTGGAGCTGGAGTGGAGCAGCGGCGGCCGGGAGGGGACGCTGCGCATCGACGACGGCGGGAAGCCGTTCCGTACCAGCAGCATCAAGGTGCGGCCGAAGTACATGTACCAGTACGACATGGCCCAGTGGGTGACCAAGGAGTGGGACTAG
- the argS gene encoding arginine--tRNA ligase gives MASVNSLASSLQQQLADALTAALPDAGTADPLLRRSDRADFQANGILALAKKLKGNPRELASQVTAVIPAGGLIKEIEVSGPGFLNVTLSDRAIIETLAARDADDEGRLGVPYNSAAGTTVIDYAQPNVAKEMHVGHLRSAVIGAAMVQILEFTGETVVRRHHIGDWGTQFGMLIQYLIEHPGELNHEADGGAADGEAAMSSLNRLYKASRVLFDADEEFKARSRDRVVALQAGDEETLSLWQRFVDESKIYFYSVFNKLDMEIRDPDIVGESGYNAMLEETCRILEESGVAVRSEGALCVFFDDVKGPDGNPAPLIVKKSNGGYGYAATDLSAIRDRVRNLKANTLLYVVDARQALHFKMVFETARRAGWLNEDVKAVQLAFGTVLGKDGKPFKTREGETVRLQDLLDEAIDRASTVVREKAKDLTDEEITERATQVGIGAVKYADLSTSAARDYKFDLDQMVSLTGDTSVYIQYAHARSRSIKRKAGELKSRPHPELELAPAERALGLHLDQFGEVVAEVAAAYEPHKLASYLYQLSSLFTTFYDQCPVLKSDVPGDVAENRLFLSDLTARTLHQGMELLGIRTPERL, from the coding sequence ATGGCCTCGGTCAATTCCCTCGCTTCCTCGCTCCAGCAGCAGCTGGCGGACGCCCTGACGGCAGCTCTGCCGGATGCCGGCACCGCGGACCCGCTGCTGCGACGAAGCGACCGGGCCGATTTCCAGGCCAACGGCATCCTGGCCCTCGCCAAGAAGCTCAAGGGCAACCCGCGCGAGCTGGCGTCCCAGGTCACTGCCGTGATCCCGGCGGGCGGCCTGATCAAGGAGATCGAGGTCTCCGGCCCCGGCTTCCTGAATGTGACGCTCTCCGACAGGGCGATCATCGAGACCCTCGCCGCGCGTGACGCGGACGACGAGGGCCGGCTCGGTGTGCCGTACAACAGCGCCGCGGGCACCACGGTCATCGACTACGCGCAGCCGAACGTGGCCAAGGAGATGCACGTCGGCCACCTCCGTTCCGCGGTGATCGGTGCCGCGATGGTGCAGATCCTGGAGTTCACGGGCGAGACCGTGGTCCGGCGCCACCACATCGGCGACTGGGGCACCCAGTTCGGCATGCTCATCCAGTACCTGATCGAGCACCCGGGCGAGCTGAACCACGAGGCCGATGGCGGCGCGGCGGACGGCGAGGCCGCCATGTCCTCCCTGAACCGGCTCTACAAGGCCTCGCGGGTGCTCTTCGACGCCGACGAGGAGTTCAAGGCCCGCTCCCGGGACCGGGTCGTGGCGCTCCAGGCCGGTGACGAGGAAACCCTTTCCCTGTGGCAGCGCTTCGTCGACGAGTCGAAGATCTACTTCTACTCGGTCTTCAACAAGCTCGACATGGAGATCCGCGACCCCGACATCGTCGGTGAGTCCGGCTACAACGCCATGCTGGAGGAGACCTGCCGCATCCTGGAGGAGTCGGGCGTCGCCGTCCGCTCCGAGGGTGCGCTGTGCGTGTTCTTCGACGATGTGAAGGGCCCGGACGGCAACCCGGCGCCGCTGATCGTCAAGAAGTCGAACGGCGGCTACGGCTACGCGGCGACCGACCTCTCCGCGATCCGCGACCGGGTCCGGAACCTCAAGGCGAACACCCTGCTGTACGTGGTGGACGCACGGCAGGCCCTGCACTTCAAGATGGTCTTCGAGACGGCCCGCCGGGCCGGCTGGCTGAACGAGGACGTCAAGGCCGTACAGCTCGCCTTCGGCACGGTGCTCGGCAAGGACGGCAAGCCGTTCAAGACCCGTGAGGGCGAGACGGTCCGGCTGCAGGACCTGCTGGACGAGGCGATCGACCGGGCGTCCACCGTCGTGCGCGAGAAGGCGAAGGACCTCACCGACGAGGAGATCACCGAGCGCGCCACGCAGGTCGGTATCGGCGCGGTGAAGTACGCGGACCTGTCGACGTCGGCCGCCCGCGACTACAAGTTCGACCTGGACCAGATGGTGTCGCTGACCGGCGACACGAGCGTGTACATCCAGTACGCGCACGCACGGTCCCGCTCCATCAAGCGCAAGGCGGGCGAGCTGAAGTCCCGGCCGCACCCGGAGCTGGAGCTGGCCCCGGCCGAGCGCGCGCTGGGCCTGCACCTGGACCAGTTCGGCGAGGTCGTGGCCGAGGTCGCCGCCGCGTACGAGCCGCACAAGCTGGCCTCGTACCTCTACCAGCTGTCGTCGCTCTTCACGACGTTCTACGACCAGTGCCCGGTGCTGAAGTCCGACGTCCCGGGCGATGTGGCCGAGAACCGCCTCTTCCTCTCGGACCTCACCGCCCGCACCCTGCACCAGGGCATGGAGCTGCTCGGCATCAGGACCCCCGAGCGCCTCTGA
- the lysS gene encoding lysine--tRNA ligase has protein sequence MQTVAQSQSSTETDWVSRFADDVIAESERRAPGKPVVVASGLSPSGPIHLGNLREVMTPHLVADEIRRRGYTVRHLISWDDYDRYRKVPGGVPGVDESWAEHIGKPLTSVPAPAGSTYPNWAEHFKAAMTAALDELGVEYDGISQTEQYTVGAYREQILHAMKHRADIDAVLDRYRTKKDPAAGAKGGKKPQQQKKVDEAELEAEAGSGAAGEDDGSGGSAGYFPYKPYCGNCEKDLTTVTSYDDDSTELNYTCTSCGFAETVRLSEFNRGKLVWKVDWPMRWAYEGVIFEPSGVDHSSPGSSFVVGGQIVREIFDGVQPIGPMYAFVGISGMAKMSSSKGGVPTPADALKIMEAPLLRWLYARRRPNQSFKIAFDQEIQRLYDEWDSLARKVADGSVLSADAAAYARAIGTAAGELPRTPRPLPYRTLASVVDITAGHDEQTLRILSELDPENPLTSLDEARPRLDRAENWITSQVPAEARTIVRAEPDKELLGSLDEQGRESLRLLLEGLDSHWSLDGLTTLVYGVPKTLAGLEPDAKPTPELKAAQRSFFALLYRLLVSRDTGPRLPTLLLAVGAERVRRLLSE, from the coding sequence GTGCAGACCGTGGCTCAGAGTCAGAGCAGCACCGAGACCGACTGGGTCTCCCGCTTCGCGGACGATGTCATCGCCGAATCGGAGCGTCGTGCGCCTGGCAAACCGGTCGTCGTCGCGTCCGGTCTCTCGCCGTCGGGCCCGATCCACCTGGGCAACCTCCGCGAGGTCATGACCCCGCACCTGGTCGCCGACGAGATCCGCCGCCGGGGGTACACCGTCCGGCACCTGATCTCCTGGGACGACTACGACCGCTACCGCAAGGTTCCGGGCGGTGTCCCGGGTGTCGACGAGTCCTGGGCCGAGCACATCGGCAAGCCGCTGACCTCGGTGCCCGCCCCGGCCGGGTCCACGTACCCGAACTGGGCCGAGCACTTCAAGGCCGCCATGACCGCCGCGCTGGACGAGCTGGGCGTCGAGTACGACGGCATCAGCCAGACCGAGCAGTACACGGTGGGCGCGTACCGCGAGCAGATCCTGCACGCGATGAAGCACCGGGCCGACATCGACGCAGTCCTCGACCGGTACCGGACGAAGAAGGACCCGGCGGCCGGAGCCAAGGGCGGCAAGAAGCCGCAGCAGCAGAAGAAGGTAGACGAGGCCGAGCTGGAGGCCGAGGCGGGCTCCGGCGCGGCCGGTGAGGACGACGGCAGCGGCGGCTCGGCCGGCTACTTCCCGTACAAGCCCTACTGCGGCAACTGCGAGAAGGACCTCACGACCGTCACGTCGTACGACGACGACAGCACCGAGCTGAACTACACCTGCACGTCCTGCGGCTTCGCCGAGACCGTCCGGCTGAGCGAGTTCAACCGCGGCAAGCTGGTCTGGAAGGTCGACTGGCCGATGCGCTGGGCGTACGAAGGCGTGATCTTCGAGCCGAGCGGCGTGGACCACTCCTCGCCGGGCTCCTCGTTCGTCGTCGGCGGCCAGATCGTCCGTGAGATCTTCGACGGCGTACAGCCGATCGGCCCGATGTACGCCTTCGTCGGCATCTCCGGCATGGCGAAGATGTCCTCCAGCAAGGGCGGCGTGCCGACTCCGGCCGACGCGCTGAAGATCATGGAGGCGCCGCTGCTGCGCTGGCTGTACGCGCGCCGCAGGCCCAACCAGTCCTTCAAGATCGCCTTCGACCAGGAGATCCAGCGGCTCTACGACGAGTGGGACTCGCTGGCGCGCAAGGTCGCGGACGGCTCGGTGCTGTCCGCCGACGCCGCCGCGTACGCGAGGGCCATCGGCACGGCCGCCGGTGAGCTGCCGCGCACGCCGCGCCCGCTGCCGTACCGCACCCTCGCTTCGGTCGTCGACATCACGGCCGGGCACGACGAGCAGACGTTGCGCATCCTGAGCGAGCTGGACCCGGAGAACCCGCTGACCTCGCTGGACGAGGCCCGGCCCCGGCTCGACCGCGCCGAGAACTGGATCACCAGCCAGGTCCCGGCCGAGGCCCGCACGATCGTCCGCGCTGAGCCGGACAAGGAACTGCTCGGCTCGCTGGACGAGCAGGGCCGTGAGTCGCTGCGGCTGCTCCTGGAGGGGCTGGACTCGCACTGGTCGCTGGACGGGCTCACCACGCTCGTCTACGGCGTGCCGAAGACCCTGGCGGGCCTGGAGCCGGACGCCAAGCCGACGCCCGAGCTGAAGGCCGCGCAGCGGTCGTTCTTCGCGCTGCTGTACCGGCTGCTGGTCAGCCGGGACACGGGGCCGCGGCTGCCCACGCTGCTGCTGGCCGTGGGCGCTGAGCGGGTGCGCAGACTACTCAGTGAGTAG
- a CDS encoding DUF2637 domain-containing protein, producing the protein MAAMQLTRTHRILIGLVVAGAVLIAAIGFAGSYAAVRELALQKGFGNFSLVFPIGIDAGICVLLALDLLLTWLRIPFPLLRQTAWLLTAATIAFNGAAAWPDPLGVGMHAVIPVLFVVSVEAARHAVGRIADITADKHMEGVRLTRWLLSPVPTFRLWRRMKLWELRSYEQVIKLEQDRLIYQARLQARFGRNWRRKAPVESLMPLRLAKYGVPLAETGPAGLAAAGIEPALLPPAPALVEPGEYQPELPYAEPHPQQEHEQQQQHAHPSDPAAAEEWPQEGPGSHESPWFAASQAPDDTYESAYNPTYVEGLEPTPVMVPSGPGGRTRPLGNVGTIGAVPGPRAAEPQPEPRSEEPEPEPRPVQQQEPDPSEWAEAEVEFSKIAYEVFTAYTHAHQDYPSAEVLDIHLSDGHNVRHPRSSALLRRLLPGFKQRFDNEMAENHIA; encoded by the coding sequence GTGGCCGCGATGCAGCTGACACGCACCCACCGGATACTCATCGGGCTCGTGGTCGCCGGTGCGGTGCTCATCGCCGCGATCGGTTTCGCGGGTTCGTACGCTGCGGTGCGCGAGCTCGCCCTGCAGAAGGGCTTCGGCAACTTCTCGCTGGTCTTCCCCATCGGCATCGACGCGGGCATCTGTGTCCTGCTCGCCCTGGACCTGCTGCTGACCTGGCTGCGCATCCCGTTCCCGCTGCTGCGCCAGACGGCCTGGCTGCTGACCGCCGCGACGATCGCCTTCAACGGCGCCGCCGCCTGGCCCGACCCGCTCGGCGTCGGCATGCACGCGGTCATCCCGGTGCTGTTCGTCGTCTCCGTCGAGGCCGCCCGGCACGCCGTCGGCCGGATCGCCGACATCACGGCCGACAAGCACATGGAGGGCGTGCGACTCACCCGCTGGCTGCTCTCCCCCGTGCCGACGTTCCGGCTGTGGCGGCGGATGAAGCTCTGGGAGCTCCGGTCGTACGAGCAGGTCATCAAGCTCGAACAGGACCGGCTCATCTACCAGGCCCGCCTCCAGGCCCGCTTCGGCCGCAACTGGCGCCGCAAGGCACCCGTCGAGTCCCTGATGCCGCTGCGCCTGGCGAAGTACGGCGTTCCACTGGCCGAGACCGGACCGGCCGGCCTCGCCGCCGCAGGCATCGAACCGGCCCTGCTGCCCCCGGCCCCGGCCCTGGTCGAACCGGGCGAGTACCAGCCCGAGTTGCCGTACGCCGAACCTCACCCCCAGCAGGAGCACGAGCAACAGCAGCAGCACGCCCACCCCTCCGACCCGGCCGCCGCCGAGGAGTGGCCCCAGGAGGGCCCCGGCTCGCACGAGAGCCCGTGGTTCGCGGCGTCCCAGGCGCCGGACGACACGTACGAGAGTGCGTACAACCCGACGTACGTCGAGGGCCTGGAGCCCACCCCGGTCATGGTCCCGTCGGGCCCCGGCGGCCGCACCCGCCCCCTGGGCAACGTGGGCACCATCGGCGCCGTCCCGGGCCCCCGCGCCGCGGAACCCCAGCCGGAGCCCCGGTCCGAGGAGCCGGAGCCGGAACCCCGGCCCGTGCAGCAGCAGGAGCCCGACCCTTCCGAATGGGCCGAGGCCGAAGTCGAGTTCAGCAAGATCGCGTACGAGGTGTTCACCGCGTACACGCACGCGCACCAGGACTACCCGAGTGCGGAGGTCCTCGACATACACCTCTCGGACGGCCACAACGTCAGGCACCCCCGCAGCTCGGCCCTGCTCCGCCGCCTCCTGCCGGGGTTCAAGCAGCGCTTCGACAACGAGATGGCGGAGAACCACATCGCGTAG